The genomic region CGCGCCGCGGTGATGCCCGCGTCGTCATTGACAGTCGGCTTGCTGATCGATGGCGAGCTGATCGAGCAGTCCTCCGGCGGCAGCTATGAGCACATCTACGCGGCCACCGGGCGGACCAACGTCACGGTTCCGTTGGCCGGGGCGGCCGAAATCGATCGCGCCGTCGCATCGGCCTGGGACGCGCAGCGGGCGTGGATGACGTTGACGGTGGATCGTCGTCGCGACATGCTGATCGACCTCGCCGACGTCGTGCACGAGCATCTTGACGAGCTGGCGCTGCTCAACGTGCACGACTATGCGGTCCCGGTCGCCTTCGCAGGTACCGCCCACATGCTCGAGTGGTTCCTTCGTCACTTCGCCGGTTACGTCGACAAACCGCACGGCACGAGTTCCCCGGTCAACGGGTCGTTCGACGTGAACCTCATCGAGCGCGAACCGTACGGCGTGGTCGGTGTCATCACTCCGTGGAACGGTGCCCTTGCGGTGGCGGCATCGTGCGTGGCGCCCGCCTTGGCGGCGGGAAACGCGGTGGTGTTGAAGCCCTCGGAACTGGCACCCCTGGCCGCGGTGCGGTTCGGCGAGCTGTGCGTCGAAGCCGGCCTGCCACCCGGACTGGTCAACGTCGTGCCCGCGGATGCCGACGGGAGTGAGGCTCTCGTTCGACATCCGGGAGTCCGCAAGATCCACTTCACCGGTGGTGATGTGACCGCGCGGCGTGTGCTGGTGGCGGCCGCCGCCAACCTGACCCCGGTAGTGGCCGAACTGGGCGGCAAGTCCGCCAACGTCATCTTCGAGGACGCCGATCTCGATGCGGCGGCCGCGATGTCGGCCCATCAGGGTCCACTGATGCAGTCCGGCCAGAGCTGCGCCTGCGCGAGTCGTGTGCTGGTGCAGGAGTCGGTGTACGACGCGTTTCTCGAGAAGTTCCTCGGCACGGTGGGTTCGGCAAAGGTGGGTGACCCCCTCGACCCAACCGTGTTCTTCGGGCCGGTCATCACCGAGTCGTCGGCACACCGGATCCTCGGCGTCATCGATGAAGCCGTCGCGCAACACTCAGGTGAACTGCTCCTGGGTGGCAAGCGGATCGGCGGCGAACTCGCCCAGGGCTACTACATCGAGCCGACCGTGTTCGGCAACGTCGACAACGCATCCGCGCTCGCCCAACACGAGACCTTCGGTCCGGTCGTCTCGGTCATCAGATTTCGCGACGAAGCCGATGCGCTGCGTATCGCCAACGACACCCCGTATGGACTCAACGCCTTCGTGCAGACCCGCGACCTCACCCGCGCGCACCGCTTCGCGCGCAAATTGGAGTCAGGGTCGGTGTGGGTCAACCAGATGAGTCTCATCTCCCCGCAGGGACCCTACGGCGGCTACAAGCGGAGCGGATTCGGGCGCACGGGCGGCGTCGACGGGCTACACGAGTTCCTGCAGACCAAGAACATTCGCATCGGTATGGGCTGAGGCTGGCACTGCTTCTGCCGCGAACGGTCGTGT from Mycolicibacterium sp. YH-1 harbors:
- a CDS encoding aldehyde dehydrogenase: MPASSLTVGLLIDGELIEQSSGGSYEHIYAATGRTNVTVPLAGAAEIDRAVASAWDAQRAWMTLTVDRRRDMLIDLADVVHEHLDELALLNVHDYAVPVAFAGTAHMLEWFLRHFAGYVDKPHGTSSPVNGSFDVNLIEREPYGVVGVITPWNGALAVAASCVAPALAAGNAVVLKPSELAPLAAVRFGELCVEAGLPPGLVNVVPADADGSEALVRHPGVRKIHFTGGDVTARRVLVAAAANLTPVVAELGGKSANVIFEDADLDAAAAMSAHQGPLMQSGQSCACASRVLVQESVYDAFLEKFLGTVGSAKVGDPLDPTVFFGPVITESSAHRILGVIDEAVAQHSGELLLGGKRIGGELAQGYYIEPTVFGNVDNASALAQHETFGPVVSVIRFRDEADALRIANDTPYGLNAFVQTRDLTRAHRFARKLESGSVWVNQMSLISPQGPYGGYKRSGFGRTGGVDGLHEFLQTKNIRIGMG